In Hydrogenovibrio marinus, a single genomic region encodes these proteins:
- a CDS encoding ABC transporter ATP-binding protein produces MSEVHLELTNVGIEFPTPKGPFRALQDVNLKIEQGEFISLIGHSGCGKSTVLNIVAGLYEATEGGVLLDGKEVNSPGPERAVVFQNHSLLPWLTAYENVELAVDQVFKRTKSAAEKKEWIEHNLKLVHMDHAMHKRPDEISGGMKQRVGIARALAMQPKIMLMDEPFGALDALTRAHLQDSLMEIQKDLNNTVIMITHDVDEAVLLSDRIVMMTNGPAATIGEILHVELEHPRDRLALADDPQYNHYRSEVLRFLYEKQRKVEH; encoded by the coding sequence ATGTCAGAAGTTCACTTAGAACTCACCAATGTCGGCATCGAGTTTCCCACACCGAAAGGGCCGTTTAGAGCTTTGCAGGATGTGAATCTGAAAATTGAACAAGGCGAATTTATTTCCCTTATCGGCCACTCGGGCTGCGGTAAATCAACGGTGCTGAATATCGTGGCCGGTTTGTATGAAGCGACTGAAGGTGGCGTGCTGTTGGATGGTAAAGAAGTCAACTCTCCAGGCCCGGAAAGAGCGGTGGTATTCCAAAACCATTCGTTATTACCTTGGTTAACGGCGTATGAAAACGTTGAGTTGGCGGTGGATCAGGTCTTTAAAAGAACCAAGTCTGCGGCGGAAAAGAAAGAATGGATCGAACACAACCTAAAACTGGTTCACATGGATCACGCCATGCACAAACGCCCGGATGAGATTTCCGGAGGGATGAAACAACGTGTAGGTATTGCGCGTGCCTTGGCGATGCAGCCGAAAATCATGTTGATGGACGAACCGTTCGGCGCTTTGGATGCCTTAACCCGTGCACATCTACAGGACTCGTTGATGGAGATCCAAAAGGATTTGAACAACACCGTCATCATGATTACCCATGATGTTGATGAAGCCGTGTTGTTGTCAGATCGTATTGTGATGATGACCAATGGTCCAGCAGCGACTATCGGCGAGATTTTACATGTTGAGTTGGAACATCCTCGTGACCGCTTGGCGCTGGCGGATGACCCACAATATAACCATTATCGTTCGGAAGTGTTGCGCTTCTTGTACGAGAAGCAACGCAAGGTCGAACACTAA
- a CDS encoding formate/nitrite transporter family protein produces MSYLEPSEFVTKMVDSGESKIFMSTKDTLIRAFMAGAILALAAMFAITVATKTGSPLIGALLFPVGFIMLYLMKFDLLTGVFMLVPLAVIDKRPGADMTQLLRNWGLVFLGNLGGALTVAFIMSFVLTFGYSVDPGVIGQKVGHIGEARTLGYKEHGLEGWLTIFMRGMLCNWMVSMGVVAAMISTSATSKIIAMWMPIMLFFFMGFEHSIVNMFLFPFSMIMGGGFTVTDYLLWNELPTALGNLVGGFLFVGLPLYYTHVKTSPERKLG; encoded by the coding sequence ATGTCTTACTTAGAACCGAGTGAATTTGTGACAAAAATGGTTGATTCCGGTGAGTCAAAGATTTTCATGTCCACAAAAGATACATTGATCCGTGCGTTTATGGCGGGTGCAATTTTGGCATTGGCGGCGATGTTCGCCATTACGGTTGCCACTAAAACAGGCTCACCATTAATCGGTGCGCTGCTATTCCCGGTAGGGTTCATCATGCTTTATCTGATGAAGTTCGACCTGTTGACCGGGGTGTTTATGTTAGTGCCGCTTGCGGTTATCGACAAACGTCCGGGGGCAGATATGACGCAACTGTTGCGCAACTGGGGATTGGTTTTCCTTGGTAACTTAGGGGGCGCGTTGACGGTGGCATTTATCATGTCGTTTGTTCTGACTTTTGGTTATTCCGTTGACCCAGGTGTCATTGGACAAAAAGTTGGACATATCGGTGAAGCCAGAACCTTGGGTTACAAAGAGCACGGGCTTGAAGGTTGGTTGACTATCTTCATGCGCGGCATGCTATGTAACTGGATGGTTTCCATGGGAGTGGTTGCCGCGATGATTTCTACATCTGCGACCAGTAAGATCATTGCGATGTGGATGCCAATCATGCTGTTCTTCTTCATGGGCTTTGAGCACTCAATCGTAAACATGTTCTTGTTCCCATTCTCAATGATTATGGGCGGTGGTTTCACGGTAACTGACTACTTGCTATGGAATGAATTGCCAACTGCACTAGGTAACTTGGTAGGTGGTTTCTTGTTCGTTGGTCTACCTTTGTACTACACACACGTTAAAACAAGCCCTGAGCGTAAGCTAGGCTAA
- the nirD gene encoding nitrite reductase small subunit NirD, producing the protein MSEFLQVCSVNDLVKDAGVAALVNNKQVALFYIDGQVYATDNYDPLGQANVMSRGMTGDRQGELTVASPLHKEHYSLISGQCLDKEGIAISVYPVRVVGETVEVAVS; encoded by the coding sequence ATGAGCGAGTTTTTACAAGTATGTTCGGTAAACGACTTGGTGAAGGATGCCGGTGTTGCGGCATTGGTGAACAATAAGCAAGTCGCATTGTTCTATATCGACGGGCAGGTTTATGCCACGGATAACTATGATCCTTTGGGGCAAGCCAATGTCATGTCTCGCGGTATGACTGGTGACCGTCAAGGCGAGTTGACAGTGGCATCTCCCTTGCACAAAGAACATTACAGCTTGATAAGCGGTCAATGTCTGGACAAAGAAGGGATTGCTATTTCAGTCTATCCGGTGCGAGTAGTTGGCGAAACGGTAGAGGTTGCCGTCAGTTGA
- a CDS encoding CmpA/NrtA family ABC transporter substrate-binding protein, translated as MNMTSKMLSRRNFLKRTTLAMATAMSLSGVAYSPLSYAADKLGAPEKEDLKFGFIKLTDMAPLAIAYEKGYFEDEGLYVNLEAQANWKVLLDRVIDGELDGAHMLAGQPIAATIGYGTKAHIITPISMDLNGNAITVSNKTWAEMKKYVPMKDGKPVHPISASALKPVVKSYKDAGKPFKMGMVFPVSTHNYELRYWLAAGGLNPGLYAPQKGDTSGTIGADVLLSVTPPPQMPATMEAGTIEGYCVGEPWNQQAVFKGIGVPVISDNSIETNNPEKVFGLREDFYEKYPNTTIRIVKAMIRAAYWLDEQNNKNRPAAVKILSQPNYVGADYKVIANSMTGTFEYEKGDKRSEPDFNVFFRYNATYPYYSDAIWYMTQMRRWGQIPTYKPDSWYQDMAKKVYRPDIYKKAVESLIADGEMKKSDFEPAVFTTDGYRGVRDDFMDHIPYDAKKPNAYIDSLKIGLKDKQQP; from the coding sequence ATGAACATGACATCGAAAATGTTAAGTCGCAGAAATTTTTTGAAGAGAACAACACTTGCCATGGCAACGGCAATGTCTTTGTCCGGGGTTGCCTACTCACCGCTTTCTTATGCTGCGGATAAGTTGGGCGCACCGGAAAAAGAAGATTTGAAATTCGGATTCATCAAACTAACAGATATGGCACCTTTGGCAATCGCTTATGAAAAAGGCTACTTTGAAGATGAAGGGCTTTATGTCAACTTGGAAGCGCAAGCCAACTGGAAAGTATTGTTGGATCGCGTTATTGACGGCGAGTTGGATGGTGCGCACATGTTGGCGGGTCAGCCAATTGCCGCGACAATCGGCTACGGAACCAAGGCGCACATCATTACACCCATCTCAATGGATTTGAACGGAAACGCAATTACTGTTTCCAACAAAACCTGGGCAGAGATGAAAAAGTACGTGCCAATGAAAGACGGCAAGCCGGTTCACCCAATCAGCGCCAGCGCATTGAAGCCAGTGGTGAAGTCCTATAAGGATGCGGGTAAACCTTTCAAGATGGGGATGGTATTCCCGGTCTCGACGCATAACTATGAGTTGCGCTATTGGTTGGCAGCTGGTGGTTTAAACCCAGGGTTGTATGCGCCACAAAAAGGGGATACTTCTGGAACCATCGGGGCGGATGTTTTGCTATCGGTTACGCCGCCACCTCAAATGCCAGCGACGATGGAAGCCGGTACTATCGAAGGTTACTGTGTGGGTGAACCTTGGAACCAACAGGCCGTGTTCAAAGGGATTGGGGTTCCTGTGATTTCTGATAACTCCATCGAAACCAACAATCCGGAAAAAGTCTTTGGTTTGAGAGAAGACTTTTATGAGAAATACCCAAACACCACCATTCGTATTGTTAAAGCGATGATTCGCGCGGCTTATTGGTTGGATGAGCAGAACAACAAGAATCGTCCTGCGGCGGTGAAAATCCTGTCTCAACCTAACTATGTGGGGGCGGATTACAAGGTTATCGCCAACTCTATGACCGGTACTTTTGAGTATGAAAAAGGGGATAAGCGTTCAGAGCCGGATTTCAATGTGTTCTTCCGTTATAACGCAACCTATCCTTATTACTCAGATGCCATCTGGTACATGACGCAAATGCGTCGTTGGGGTCAAATTCCGACCTATAAGCCAGATAGCTGGTATCAGGACATGGCGAAAAAAGTCTATCGCCCTGACATCTACAAGAAAGCGGTTGAGTCTTTGATTGCTGACGGTGAAATGAAGAAGTCTGACTTTGAACCAGCGGTTTTCACAACCGATGGTTACCGAGGTGTGCGTGACGACTTTATGGATCACATCCCATACGATGCGAAAAAACCGAATGCCTATATCGATAGCTTGAAAATCGGTTTGAAAGACAAGCAACAACCGTAA
- a CDS encoding bifunctional protein-serine/threonine kinase/phosphatase: MTKQLNVSIGQYSDKGRKALNQDFYGSLIPEEPLLSSKGIAIALADGISSSQVSQIASETAVKGFLTDYFSTSEAWSVKTSAQSVLLAVNSWLFAQTRRSQYRYNKDKGYVCTFSSLVLKSTTAHLFHAGDSRIYRIAASQNSLEQLTEDHRTWLSKEESFLSRALGVKDQLEIDYQTHRLDMGDVFVLATDGIYEFVDDTKMVELIRQYAADLDIAAKAIVDEAYHQGSDDNLTVQLLRVESLPDYDENEVYQQMTTLPFPPRLEARMQFDGYEILRDIHNSSRSHVYLARDLETQQQVVLKVPSIDLREDAAYLQRFLLEEWIARRIDHANVLKPSAQNRKRHYLYITTEYIEGQTLAQWVLDNPKPDVEMVRKIIEQIAKGLRAFHRLEMLHQDIRPNNVMIDQSGTVKIIDFGSTRVAGLTEIANPLNQPDLLGTAQYTAPEYFVGEAGSTRSDQFSLAVIAYQLLSGRLPYGTQVAKIRTRADQRKLNYRSVLEEDRDTPVWIDEALRKALQPEPMKRYREISEFIFDLRHPNLVFLNKTRAPLMERNPVLFWKSVSLVFFLTTVYLLIK; this comes from the coding sequence ATGACAAAGCAACTAAACGTTTCTATCGGACAATATTCTGACAAAGGTCGGAAGGCACTTAATCAGGATTTTTATGGAAGTTTGATTCCTGAAGAACCCTTATTAAGTTCCAAAGGTATTGCCATTGCCTTGGCAGATGGCATCAGCAGCAGTCAAGTGAGTCAGATTGCGAGCGAGACTGCTGTTAAAGGTTTTTTAACAGATTACTTCAGCACGTCTGAAGCTTGGAGTGTGAAAACCTCTGCGCAAAGTGTCTTGCTGGCGGTCAACTCCTGGCTGTTTGCACAAACACGCCGTAGCCAATATCGCTACAACAAAGACAAAGGTTATGTCTGTACTTTCAGTAGCCTGGTGCTCAAATCAACGACCGCCCATCTCTTTCATGCAGGTGATAGCCGCATCTATCGCATTGCAGCCTCCCAGAATAGTCTTGAACAATTGACCGAAGACCATCGCACCTGGTTATCAAAAGAAGAAAGTTTTCTTAGTCGAGCATTGGGTGTGAAGGACCAGTTGGAAATTGATTATCAAACTCACCGTTTGGATATGGGAGATGTTTTTGTGCTGGCGACAGACGGCATTTACGAGTTTGTGGATGACACAAAGATGGTCGAGTTGATTCGGCAGTATGCCGCCGACTTGGACATAGCCGCAAAAGCCATCGTAGACGAAGCATATCATCAGGGCAGTGATGATAATCTCACGGTGCAACTGCTTCGAGTAGAAAGCTTGCCGGACTATGATGAGAATGAAGTCTACCAGCAAATGACGACATTGCCATTTCCGCCAAGGTTGGAAGCAAGAATGCAGTTTGACGGCTATGAAATCCTGCGCGATATTCATAACAGCAGCCGTAGTCATGTTTACCTGGCGCGAGATCTGGAAACTCAGCAGCAGGTCGTGTTGAAAGTCCCATCCATTGATTTGCGTGAAGATGCCGCTTACTTGCAACGCTTTTTGTTAGAAGAGTGGATTGCGAGGCGCATTGATCATGCGAATGTCTTAAAGCCCAGTGCGCAGAACCGTAAACGGCATTACCTCTATATCACCACCGAGTACATCGAAGGTCAAACCCTTGCTCAGTGGGTGTTGGACAACCCTAAGCCGGATGTCGAAATGGTGCGCAAAATCATCGAGCAAATCGCCAAGGGGTTGCGGGCATTTCACCGCTTGGAAATGTTGCATCAAGATATTCGCCCCAATAACGTCATGATTGACCAGAGCGGTACGGTGAAAATCATCGACTTTGGTTCGACACGCGTTGCCGGTCTAACGGAAATTGCCAATCCTCTGAATCAGCCGGATTTGTTGGGTACCGCTCAATATACTGCACCGGAATATTTTGTGGGTGAAGCCGGGTCAACAAGGTCCGATCAATTTTCGTTGGCGGTTATTGCCTATCAACTGCTTTCAGGGCGTTTGCCTTATGGTACGCAGGTTGCCAAGATTCGTACTCGAGCCGACCAACGAAAATTGAACTATCGTTCTGTGTTGGAAGAAGATCGTGATACCCCTGTTTGGATAGATGAGGCTTTACGAAAAGCGTTACAACCAGAGCCTATGAAAAGATACCGTGAAATCTCGGAATTCATCTTTGATTTGCGACACCCCAACCTGGTATTTTTAAACAAAACACGAGCACCTTTAATGGAACGTAATCCTGTTCTTTTCTGGAAAAGTGTGTCGCTAGTGTTCTTCTTAACCACGGTCTATTTGTTGATTAAGTAG
- a CDS encoding ABC transporter permease, with amino-acid sequence MNPLKWSFVEPVYKLIIGEDRKGQINAMVRSIGLPLAGILVFLLLWQGASSHIHTSLGQFPGPVQTYQQFVALEDEAKAEGQKEKAFYQRQEERNAKRLEKNPDAKVRVRDYVGPPTFFDQIGRSLITVMSGFILASLIAIPIGIVIGLSSNAYSAMNPLIQIFKPVSPLAWLPLVTMVVSAVYTSDDPMFDKAFLNSMFTVLLCCLWPTIINTAAGVATVTQDLKNVSQVLQLSWWTHVRKIVLPCSIPMMFTGLRISLGIAWMVLIAAEMLAQNPGLGKFVWDEFQNGSTNSLGRIMVAVIVIGIVGFILDRGMLMIQRAVSWDKSVALR; translated from the coding sequence ATGAATCCACTTAAATGGTCTTTTGTTGAGCCTGTTTACAAGCTCATTATCGGAGAGGACCGAAAAGGTCAAATCAACGCGATGGTTCGTAGCATCGGGTTGCCGCTTGCCGGGATATTAGTTTTCCTTCTACTATGGCAGGGGGCCTCTTCTCACATTCACACTTCTTTAGGACAGTTCCCTGGGCCTGTTCAAACCTATCAGCAATTTGTCGCGTTGGAAGACGAGGCAAAAGCGGAAGGCCAAAAAGAAAAAGCGTTCTATCAGCGACAAGAGGAACGTAATGCGAAACGTCTGGAAAAGAATCCAGATGCTAAGGTGCGTGTCCGTGATTATGTCGGACCACCAACATTTTTTGATCAAATCGGTCGTAGTTTGATTACGGTGATGAGCGGTTTCATCTTGGCATCGTTGATTGCGATTCCGATTGGTATTGTGATTGGGTTAAGTTCAAACGCTTACTCTGCAATGAACCCTTTAATACAGATATTTAAACCCGTTTCACCTTTAGCTTGGCTGCCTTTGGTGACCATGGTCGTTTCCGCAGTTTATACCTCTGATGATCCGATGTTCGATAAGGCTTTCTTAAACTCGATGTTCACCGTGTTGTTGTGTTGTCTATGGCCAACCATTATCAACACCGCTGCTGGTGTGGCGACTGTAACGCAAGATTTGAAAAACGTCAGTCAGGTGTTGCAACTGAGCTGGTGGACGCACGTTCGCAAAATCGTGTTGCCATGCTCGATTCCAATGATGTTCACAGGACTACGTATTTCATTAGGGATTGCTTGGATGGTATTGATCGCTGCAGAAATGCTGGCGCAGAACCCAGGGCTTGGCAAGTTTGTATGGGATGAGTTCCAAAACGGGAGCACCAACTCTTTAGGGCGCATCATGGTGGCGGTGATTGTCATCGGTATTGTTGGATTTATTCTCGACAGAGGCATGTTGATGATTCAACGTGCAGTGTCTTGGGATAAATCGGTTGCGTTGCGTTAA
- the nirB gene encoding nitrite reductase large subunit NirB, protein MSAVEINANKTKVIVVGNGMVGHSFIEKLVKSEAYQNYDVTVFGEESRLAYDRVYLSSYFSGKTAEDLCLVPAGFYEEHGVNIILGDKIVGIDREAKTVTSEKGQTLSYDRLVLATGSYPFVPPIDGNDRDGCLVYRTIEDLDAIQSMASKSKTGVVVGGGLLGLEAAKALKDLGLETHVVEFAPRLMPVQLDEGGAALLKRKIENLGVKVHASKATQQIVDGEEALNRMEFADGESLETDIVLFSAGIRPRDELAKQCGLEMGTRGGIVINDLCQTSDPLIYAIGECALHEGMIYGLVAPGYAMAQVVVDQLNLKQNAFTGADMSTKLKLMGVDVASIGDPHGNDENALSYLYENGPEEIYKKIVVTPDGKKLLGAVLVGDAEDFGNLLQLMLNDMELPEHPDALILPNRDGSASELFGPDALPETAQLCSCYAVSKGDVIQAVDAGCQTLADIKSSTQACTGCGGCTQLVTNVLNAELTKRGVEVNTDICEHFAYTRQELYHLCQVEEIHSFDTLLTKHGKGHGCPVCKQAAGSIFASLWNSYALESDKIPLQDTNDNYLGNMQKDGTYSVIPRVPGGEITPDKLIVLGEVAKKYKLYTKVNGGQRIVLFGAQMNDLPDIWKTLIDAGFESGQAYAKALRTVKSCVGSTWCRFGVDDSVTMAIDMENRYKGLRSPHKIKMGVSGCTRECAEAQAKDVGVIATENGWNLYVCGNGGMKPRHADLFATDLSKEEVFKYVDRLLMFYVKTADRLQRTSVWMENLEGGLDYLRKVVIEDSLGIGDAMEAQMAGIRDTYECDWKRAIESDEYRKRFRSFANSEEKAEQLFVLERGQIRPANESDKLEGIAVQVQELV, encoded by the coding sequence ATGAGCGCTGTAGAGATTAATGCAAATAAAACCAAAGTAATTGTGGTCGGAAACGGCATGGTAGGTCACAGTTTCATAGAGAAACTGGTGAAGAGCGAAGCCTATCAAAACTATGACGTGACGGTGTTTGGCGAAGAGAGTCGATTGGCGTATGACCGTGTTTATTTGTCTTCCTATTTTTCTGGTAAAACAGCAGAAGACCTTTGCTTGGTGCCTGCCGGTTTCTATGAAGAACATGGTGTGAACATTATCTTGGGCGACAAGATTGTTGGCATTGATAGAGAAGCTAAAACGGTGACTTCTGAAAAAGGTCAAACCTTGTCTTATGACCGTTTGGTATTGGCAACTGGGTCTTATCCTTTTGTTCCGCCGATTGATGGCAATGACCGCGACGGTTGTTTGGTCTACCGTACCATCGAAGATTTGGATGCGATTCAATCCATGGCGTCAAAGAGCAAAACCGGTGTTGTCGTTGGTGGCGGGTTGCTTGGGTTGGAAGCGGCCAAAGCGCTTAAAGATTTAGGGTTGGAAACCCATGTGGTCGAGTTCGCACCTCGTTTGATGCCAGTACAGTTGGATGAAGGTGGCGCGGCGTTATTGAAACGCAAAATCGAGAACCTAGGGGTAAAAGTTCATGCCAGTAAAGCGACTCAGCAGATTGTGGATGGTGAAGAGGCTTTGAACCGCATGGAGTTCGCCGATGGTGAATCTTTGGAAACGGATATTGTGTTGTTCTCGGCAGGGATTCGTCCACGCGATGAATTGGCGAAACAATGTGGTTTGGAAATGGGCACTCGCGGCGGGATTGTCATCAACGACCTTTGCCAGACGTCTGATCCGTTGATTTATGCCATTGGTGAATGTGCGCTACACGAAGGCATGATTTACGGTTTGGTCGCACCGGGCTATGCCATGGCGCAAGTGGTGGTTGATCAATTGAATCTCAAACAAAACGCCTTTACCGGGGCGGACATGAGCACCAAATTGAAGTTGATGGGTGTGGATGTCGCCTCTATTGGCGACCCGCATGGTAATGACGAAAACGCCTTGTCTTATCTTTACGAAAATGGACCTGAAGAAATCTACAAGAAAATCGTCGTCACACCGGATGGCAAAAAACTATTGGGTGCAGTGTTGGTGGGGGATGCTGAAGACTTCGGTAACCTGCTGCAATTGATGTTAAACGACATGGAGTTACCCGAGCATCCAGATGCATTGATACTGCCGAACCGTGATGGCAGTGCCTCTGAACTGTTTGGTCCCGATGCTTTGCCGGAAACCGCACAGCTTTGTTCTTGCTATGCCGTAAGCAAAGGTGATGTGATTCAAGCCGTCGATGCCGGTTGTCAGACGTTGGCGGATATCAAATCCTCAACCCAAGCCTGTACAGGCTGTGGCGGTTGTACCCAGTTGGTCACCAATGTCTTGAATGCCGAATTGACCAAACGCGGTGTTGAGGTGAATACCGACATTTGCGAGCACTTTGCCTATACCCGACAAGAGTTGTATCACTTGTGCCAGGTAGAGGAAATCCACAGTTTTGATACGTTGCTGACAAAGCATGGTAAAGGCCATGGTTGTCCGGTTTGTAAGCAAGCGGCGGGTAGTATCTTTGCATCCTTATGGAATAGCTATGCGCTGGAGTCCGACAAGATTCCGTTGCAAGACACCAATGACAACTATCTGGGGAATATGCAGAAAGATGGCACTTACTCGGTGATTCCACGTGTACCGGGCGGGGAAATCACGCCAGACAAATTGATTGTGTTGGGTGAAGTCGCTAAGAAATACAAGCTTTACACCAAGGTCAACGGCGGTCAGCGCATTGTGTTGTTCGGAGCGCAGATGAATGATTTGCCGGATATCTGGAAAACCTTGATAGATGCTGGTTTCGAGTCTGGTCAAGCGTACGCCAAAGCTTTGCGTACCGTGAAGTCTTGCGTCGGTTCGACTTGGTGTCGTTTTGGGGTAGATGACTCCGTCACCATGGCGATTGATATGGAAAATCGTTACAAAGGGTTACGTTCACCGCACAAAATTAAGATGGGCGTTTCAGGTTGTACGCGTGAGTGTGCCGAAGCTCAGGCGAAGGATGTTGGTGTTATCGCTACTGAAAATGGTTGGAACCTGTATGTGTGTGGAAATGGCGGCATGAAACCTCGTCATGCTGATTTGTTCGCAACGGATCTGAGCAAAGAAGAAGTCTTTAAGTATGTCGACCGTTTGTTGATGTTCTACGTCAAAACCGCGGACAGACTGCAACGTACTTCAGTCTGGATGGAAAATCTGGAAGGCGGCTTGGACTATCTGCGTAAAGTGGTGATCGAAGATTCATTGGGCATTGGCGATGCCATGGAAGCGCAAATGGCAGGCATCAGAGACACCTATGAGTGTGACTGGAAACGTGCCATTGAGTCGGATGAATATCGCAAGCGATTCCGTTCTTTCGCCAACAGTGAAGAAAAAGCGGAGCAGTTGTTTGTCCTTGAGCGCGGTCAAATCCGCCCAGCAAACGAATCGGACAAGTTGGAAGGTATCGCCGTCCAAGTCCAAGAACTGGTTTAA
- a CDS encoding NAD(P)/FAD-dependent oxidoreductase, with amino-acid sequence MTQKLILIGAGMAGTRFLEHLLKLEQEASREGFKTPAYDIEVFNEEPVGGYNRIMLSPVLAGEKTVSDIMTHDEVWFEAHGIHIHIGKQISAIDVRAKRLTTFCGETYFYDKLVVATGSKPFMLPVPGAELPGVVSFRDIRDVEAMISVAQTQQHAVVIGGGLLGLEAAYGLLKRGMKVTVVHRSQVLMNMQMDEEAGELLRTKLEMGNDEIPAMNFKMGANTTAILGNGKVEAVQFDDGTQIPADLVVMAVGIRPNIELARKAGLDVSKGILVNDQLQTSNGNVYALGECNEHRGETYGLVAPLYEQAEVLAQVLMDCQADYQGSLTSTMLKVTGINLFSAGDFKGSADQAGKNSENEKEIIVFRDKAQQIYRKLVLQNNKLVGALLFGDVTDANWLFDKLKAQVDISNLRDTLIFGQGYE; translated from the coding sequence ATGACGCAGAAGTTAATTTTAATCGGCGCAGGTATGGCGGGAACGCGTTTTCTGGAGCATTTGCTCAAGTTAGAGCAAGAAGCATCTAGAGAGGGTTTTAAAACGCCTGCCTATGACATTGAAGTGTTCAATGAAGAACCTGTCGGCGGCTATAACCGCATTATGCTGTCACCGGTATTAGCGGGTGAAAAAACCGTATCAGACATCATGACGCATGATGAAGTTTGGTTTGAAGCCCATGGTATTCATATCCATATCGGCAAACAAATTTCGGCGATAGATGTTCGTGCAAAAAGGCTGACCACGTTTTGTGGTGAAACCTATTTTTACGACAAGTTGGTGGTTGCTACTGGGTCAAAACCATTTATGTTGCCGGTTCCTGGAGCTGAGTTGCCGGGCGTGGTCAGTTTTCGTGATATCCGTGATGTGGAAGCCATGATTTCCGTTGCACAGACACAGCAGCATGCCGTGGTGATCGGTGGCGGTTTGTTGGGCTTGGAAGCCGCCTACGGGCTGCTCAAGCGTGGCATGAAGGTCACGGTTGTGCATCGTAGTCAGGTGTTGATGAATATGCAGATGGATGAAGAAGCCGGTGAGCTTCTCAGAACGAAACTCGAAATGGGGAATGATGAGATTCCCGCAATGAATTTCAAGATGGGCGCCAATACGACAGCGATTTTGGGTAATGGCAAAGTCGAAGCGGTTCAGTTTGATGATGGAACGCAAATCCCGGCGGATTTGGTGGTGATGGCGGTCGGCATTCGACCAAACATCGAACTGGCAAGAAAAGCCGGTTTGGATGTGAGCAAAGGCATTTTGGTGAATGACCAATTACAAACGTCCAATGGCAATGTTTATGCCCTTGGGGAGTGTAATGAACACCGCGGTGAGACTTATGGGTTGGTGGCACCACTTTACGAGCAGGCAGAAGTGCTGGCGCAAGTGTTGATGGATTGCCAAGCGGATTACCAAGGGTCGTTGACATCAACCATGTTGAAGGTGACAGGGATTAACCTGTTTTCCGCAGGAGATTTCAAAGGGAGTGCCGATCAAGCCGGGAAGAACAGCGAGAACGAGAAGGAGATTATCGTTTTCCGTGATAAGGCACAGCAAATCTATCGGAAGCTTGTATTACAGAACAACAAGCTGGTGGGCGCATTGTTATTCGGTGATGTCACGGATGCCAACTGGCTATTCGACAAACTTAAAGCCCAAGTGGATATTAGCAATTTAAGAGATACCCTGATTTTCGGTCAGGGTTATGAGTAA